TAAGTCTTTTTAAGATGAAATTGGAGCGCGTTCTACTCAAGGAGAGCAGCGAGAAACTGGAATACCGATCGCTTAGGTACATGATACCTCGACAAAGGCGCGTTATGTTGGTCGACGCTTACGACGAATGTTGAATTCTTCTATGTCTCTTGACATATGATTGAAGTTTGtacatattcatgtgaatatatgtataggtTCAAGCTCGAAACATTCATTAATATAGATCATATCGATATATAACATTAAATAGTAATGAAACTATGATGTTCTCGTTACATTATCCACTGTCGGATACTATCATCATATATTATACTTGTATAACCAATTTCACTTGATATCATTCAGTGATATATGGAAATCACGAATGTACAGTTAACTTGGTGAATGAACAAAACGAGATTGATTATTCTTAAGAACTTGAGCTATGTAATTATATAGGCGAGTATACAGGGCAAACTCTGAGGCATTGTGTTGCATATCATTCTAAAATCGTAAATAATGCATAGAGATCAGGGTTGAAAGTTAATCCGATACTTATCTCACTTGCTTTCAATTATGCCTACTTATTTCTACTTCACATTAGGATCATAGTTATAGTAATATTGTCTAGTAATACTAAATTTCCCTGTGATGGCTACATTGAATAATTAGTCAATTGAATATAATTCTAGTAAAAACTAGATCGGATATGATACATACTTGGAAATGTATCAGTAGAGTCTTAGTATCGACTACAACAGGATATTGCCATAGATCTATTGAAGTATGACATAGTAAACCATTTCCTTATGTTAACGGATAGGACAGATTGAGTGATCTGACCAAGTATAGCGCTGATAGATACTAGTAAAGATTAAAGTTTAAACTTGTCAAGTAAACTACATTGATAAATCATAGTCAACAGGTGTTGAATAGTGACTTATATTGGCACTACATATTCGGACATGTTGGTTCGAGTTAGATTCCATGTTGAGACATGAAAATATGTTGGATATATTTGCTGCGCGATGGATGACAGCTGCATGCATTTACGCTCTTCGACCCATTGCGGGTTCGCGCCCCCCTAAGCACTGCACTCCGGATGCTGAgatccatgtcagagacatatGTTGTTGTGATATTGTACTTGACTACAAGTACGCTTGCGGATCGCTTCTGCCCGCCAAGGCCAATGCACTCACCCGATAGCCTGCACATTGTTCGCATCATGTAACGAAGCTGTGACGCCGAAGTGGAATGCCGGGGATgtacactaccacggggccattaggtcACGCGGCTTTAACTACATTGGCATAAGTCTGTTGGAAATTGGTATGATAAATGCTTTAGCCCTTAGCTGGACAATAGTAGTAAAGCTACTTTATGTCTTTGGtcaagtgaacttattgatgaacataTTAGAAAGTTGATATCTAAAGTGACAAATAACTTAGAAGTTGACCTCATGAGTGGTTAGCAACATAATGACATTATGTTTCTTTCTTGATAATGTAGATGGTAATTACATGATTCTATCTGTAATTTCGGTAATCATGAATTATTTTACATGCAGTCTGGTATATGTTTCGTTAAATTGTCAATCAATATGAATGATAGAATTTATCATAACAACTGATACCTGCAGTCTatcgatatttatttattattgagcAATAGCATGAGTAGTTACTTTTATACCTGTTACATTTACTTGCTTATTGCATTAACTGCATTTACTCGCTTATTGTTTGCTAcctactcatgccacagttgacctagtggtgtactacgccactctcggcggattactcactgggaactattgtttaatagttctcacgccctctttgttgttgtttttttttacagagccttccacagcaggaaaggctagggttcttggcgaggggtctacgactagctagagcctttttggatGTGTACTAGACGACCTCCAtcagtttatgtagtttagtacaGAGTTGTATTTTAAGTCTTTGTAAattgtactttgttcttattTATTGTATTAAGGTTTTGAATTGtctaagtttaaacttttaagtcttgctctgattacctatTTAGAATTGtatgcttttattattttgattgtagacgcctggtgtatgCTTGAGTTGAgatgtacacggcgggtctgtgcacgcgaccggatatgcttccgcttgtatccgggcgtgacattaggctcctatgctttcgaaagtacgggagtctctgtacttgtaagttgttttcaataatgggatatccaattcggcgatcggttccgttagacatgatctacgttgttcgaactatctagaaatctaatttcataacttttttatttcgtttgtctagtaaacgagtagcctcaaaatgaatagctgaaaatgaaaatctcataaaaaacagtgataaagaactcaaaaatttcaaattgaaagtattggtcttactattgatgttaagtagaattttctattatatttttatttaatttggatacttctacgccgttgaacttaaaaacgtgccacatcggccattaaaatagtcattttttagaccttttgatcgcttggtaaataatgtcaaaaaattataaattttggtttttaaatagttccaataggatagattatacttaacagagccgatcgtcgaatcggatttcctatcatcgaaaacaacttacaagcacgaaagtctccgtactttcgaaagtataggagacttactatatatatatatatatatatatatatatatatttatttatttatttatttatttatttatttttgtttgtttgctaTCAGGTTGCTCTATGAGCTTTGAGTTCCTGAACTACACAATCATCACGAGCAAATGCAAGGGGCCGCAATACCCTGCTTCCCTCTGCTGCTCTGCTTTCTTGGAATTCGCATGCCCGTATGCAGATTATTTGAATGATGCCACTACTGACTGCGCATCATCAATGTTCTCTTACATCAACCTAAATGGCAGGTACCCTCCAGGCCTATTTGCTAGTGAGTGCCAAGGAGGAAAGGAAGGGCTTGCGTGCCCCCCTTCTTCCTCGCCCGACGCTGCCGATGCTCCGCATTCAGCTCAAAGACTTACTATAGCTTTGATTGCTTCTATGTGTGCGATTCTTGTTGCCATCCTATTCTAGTGAAGGCCGGAGAGTGTATATCATTTATTGGCTTGTTGCTGAATGGTTGTTGATCTGTTTCAAGTGCACTTGCATTGTTGGTCATGATAATACTTGGTCGGTTTTCTTGTTGGAAGCTTGTAAATTTGATTCCTGGCTAATGACAGGTAACTCTGTGGTAGCCCAAGCTGTTAAGAGTTTTCTATTTGTACTATTTTTGCGCTCGATATGTTCAAACACACATGCTCTCGCTTCACTACCATGTAAAATAGCCAATTACATTCGATTCAAACTATGTATGTACCTTTTGTACTATTCCTCTTAATCTTTCAAGGTCTATTTTGTATTCGCTGTACTGGGGCGATCATGTGCTGTTACTTctatttttatctctttaagGAAATGGTATTGAATCTTCTTTgaactcaaaaataaattagctGAGCATATCTCAAANNNNNNNNNNNNNNNNNNNNNNNNNNNNNNNNNNNNNNNNNNNNNNNNNNNNNNNNNNNNNNNNNNNNNNNNNNNNNNNNNNNNNNNNNNNNNNNNNNNNNNNNNNNNNNNNNNNNNNNNNNNNNNNNNNNNNNNNNNNNNNNNNNNNNNNNNNNNNNNNNNNNNNNNNNNNNNNNNNNNNNNNNNNNNNNNNNNNNNNNNNNNNNNNNNNNNNNNNNNNNNNNNNNNNNNNNNNNNNNNNNNNNNNNNNNNNNNNNNNNNNNNNNNNNNNNNNNNNNNNNNNNNNNNNNNNNNNNNNNNNNNNNNNNNNNNNNNNNNNNNNNNNNNNNNNNNNNNNNNNNNNNNNNNNNNNNNNNNNNNNNNNNNNNNNNNNNNNNNNNNNNNNNNNNNNNNNNNNNNNNNNNNNNNNNNNNNNNNNNNNNNNNNNNNNNNNNNNNNNNNNNNNNNNNNNNNNNNNNNNNNNNNNNNNNNNNNNNNNNNNNNNNNNNNNNNNNNNNNNNNNNNNNNNNNNNNNNNNNNNNNNNNNNNNNNNNNNNNNNNNNNNNNNNNNNNNNNNNNNNNNNNNNNNNNNNNNNNNNNNNNNNNNNNNNNNNNNNNNNNNNNNNNNNNNNNNNNNNNNNNNNNNNNNNNNNNNNNNNNNNNNNNNNNNNNNNNNNNNNNNNNNNNNNNNNNNNNNNNNNNNNNNNNNNNNNNNNNNNNNNNNNNNNNNNNNNNNNNNNNNNNNNNNNNNNNNNNNNNNNNNNNNNNNNNNNNNNNNNNNNNNNNNNNNNNNNNNNNNNNNNNNNNNNNNNNNNNNNNNNNNNNNNNNNNNNNNNNNNNNNNNNNNNNNNNNNNNNNNNNNNNNNNNNNNNNNNNNNNNNNNNNNNNNNNNNNNNNNNNNNNNNNNNNNNNNNNNNNNNNNNNNNNNNNNNNNNNNNNNNNNNNNNNNNNNNNNNNNNNNNNNNNNNNNNNNNNNNNNNNNNNNNNNNNNNNNNNNNNNNNNNNNNNNNNNNNNNNNNNNNNNNNNNNNNNNNNNNNNNNNNNNNNNNNNNNNNNNNNNNNNNNNNNNNNNNNNNNNNNNNNNNNNNNNNNNNNNNNNNNNNNNNNNNNNNNNNNNNNNNNNNNNNNNNNNNNNNNNNNNNNNNNNNNNNNNNNNNNNNNNNNNNNNNNNNNNNNNNNNNNNNNNNNNNNNNNNNNNNNNNNNNNNNNNNNNNNNNNNNNNNNNNNNNNNNNNNNNNNNNNNNNNNNNNNNNNNNNNNNNNNNNNNNNNNNNNNNNNNNNNNNNNNNNNNNNNNNNNNNNNNNNNNNNNNNNNNNNNNNNNNNNNNNNNNNNNNNNNNNNNNNNNNNNNNNNNNNNNNNNNNNNNNNNNNNNNNNNNNNNNNNNNNNNNNNNNNNNNNNNNNNNNNNNNNNNNNNNNNNNNNNNNNNNNNNNNNNNNNNNNNNNNNNNNNNNNNNNNNNNNNNNNNNNNNNNNNNNNNNNNNNNNNNNNNNNNNNNNNN
This portion of the Ananas comosus cultivar F153 unplaced genomic scaffold, ASM154086v1, whole genome shotgun sequence genome encodes:
- the LOC109703792 gene encoding GPI-anchored protein LLG1-like; translation: MIILPAIRYYIEVELGKIETVGMILRSSFRCSMSFEFLNYTIITSKCKGPQYPASLCCSAFLEFACPYADYLNDATTDCASSMFSYINLNGRYPPGLFASECQGGKEGLACPPSSSPDAADAPHSAQRLTIALIASMCAILVAILF